Proteins from a genomic interval of Natranaerobius trueperi:
- a CDS encoding pyridoxal-phosphate dependent enzyme yields the protein MQRICLECNKTYPINSLEYKCECGGLFDYCGSTIKNKIELISLGESKTPIIEKCIEGINLKLKLDYYMPSGSFKDRGAKTLVSTLKDFQVTEIVEDSSGNAGASIAAYSAAANIKCHIYLPENTPQGKTQQISSYGAEIVKIPGNRENTSRAIKEACKSQYYASHVYNPLFFEGTKTISKEIFEQVGLPEAIVLPAGNGTLLLGIYKGFKELTQDHLPKIIAVQSENCCPLYNEYNKIEVNRYKPTSAKGIAVENPARKKEMISAINESNGEIIIVSEEDIAKAKKELGYSGIFVENTAAVGVAGAVKFATRPENQEFNLVVPLTGTGLKET from the coding sequence ATGCAAAGAATTTGTTTAGAATGTAACAAAACTTATCCTATAAATAGTTTAGAATATAAATGTGAATGTGGTGGACTTTTTGATTATTGTGGATCAACCATAAAAAATAAAATAGAATTAATTAGTTTGGGAGAATCTAAGACTCCGATAATTGAAAAGTGTATTGAAGGCATTAATTTAAAGTTAAAATTAGATTATTATATGCCCAGTGGTTCTTTTAAAGATAGAGGAGCAAAAACTCTTGTTAGTACATTGAAAGACTTTCAAGTTACAGAAATAGTCGAAGATTCTTCGGGGAATGCAGGTGCTTCTATAGCTGCATACTCAGCAGCTGCAAATATAAAATGTCATATTTATCTACCTGAAAACACCCCTCAAGGAAAGACACAACAAATTTCTTCTTATGGGGCAGAAATTGTTAAGATACCAGGAAATCGGGAGAATACTTCTAGAGCTATCAAAGAAGCATGTAAAAGTCAGTACTATGCTTCACATGTATATAACCCATTATTCTTTGAAGGTACTAAAACAATCTCGAAAGAAATTTTTGAGCAAGTAGGATTACCAGAAGCAATTGTTTTACCAGCAGGTAATGGTACCCTTCTTTTAGGAATATATAAAGGGTTTAAAGAACTCACACAAGATCATTTACCTAAAATAATTGCAGTACAAAGTGAAAATTGTTGCCCATTATATAATGAATATAATAAAATAGAAGTCAATAGATATAAACCGACTTCTGCTAAAGGAATAGCTGTCGAAAATCCAGCTAGAAAAAAAGAAATGATATCAGCTATTAATGAAAGTAATGGTGAGATTATAATTGTAAGCGAGGAAGATATTGCAAAAGCTAAAAAAGAATTGGGTTATAGTGGTATTTTTGTTGAAAATACAGCTGCAGTAGGAGTTGCAGGTGCAGTGAAATTTGCAACAAGGCCAGAAAATCAGGAATTTAACTTAGTAGTACCTTTAACTGGGACTGGTCTAAAAGAAACGTAA
- a CDS encoding DUF2179 domain-containing protein, with product MEMVLIILIINVVYVSLSTIRMLFTLKGQRYSAAVISSFETFIYVLGLGLVLDNLDEIQNLFAYAGGFALGVVVGTKIEEKLALGYITVKVISKYTDYSFSEMLREKGYGVTEWIANGRDGERLVMEILTSRKDQKELYNNVIAFDPEAFVISYDPQHFRGGFWVSNLRKQAKRRGEQYEYPQEDNLPGVDEEVIEEIKSEEDFSKYKEETLESEESNNNYN from the coding sequence ATGGAAATGGTACTAATTATATTAATAATAAATGTGGTTTATGTTTCTTTGTCAACTATACGAATGTTATTTACTTTAAAGGGACAAAGATATTCAGCTGCTGTAATAAGCTCATTTGAAACGTTTATATACGTACTTGGATTAGGATTAGTTTTAGATAATTTAGATGAAATTCAAAATTTATTTGCTTATGCTGGTGGCTTTGCATTAGGTGTTGTTGTAGGTACAAAAATTGAGGAAAAATTAGCTTTAGGTTATATAACTGTGAAAGTTATTAGCAAATATACTGACTATTCCTTTTCTGAGATGTTAAGAGAAAAAGGTTATGGAGTGACAGAGTGGATAGCAAATGGTAGGGATGGAGAAAGACTTGTTATGGAGATTTTAACTTCTAGAAAGGATCAAAAGGAACTTTATAATAATGTGATTGCCTTTGATCCTGAAGCTTTTGTTATTTCCTATGATCCACAGCATTTTCGTGGAGGATTTTGGGTATCTAATCTGCGAAAACAGGCAAAACGACGCGGGGAGCAATATGAATATCCACAGGAGGATAATTTACCTGGTGTAGATGAGGAAGTTATAGAAGAAATTAAGTCAGAAGAAGATTTCTCAAAATATAAAGAAGAAACTTTAGAAAGTGAAGAGTCAAATAATAATTATAATTGA
- a CDS encoding S1 family peptidase, with translation MNYILVVTLINKRKKGNNKEQNDNFFYGDLDEENLFEEEQAERKKHVRWIASFILIIFVITVFTSFFKVVAKFPITTYFESLTLRDNQTIAEVKESVVSIIARENLNNIDFITSQTSGTGVNIDPSGKVLTNRHVIEGDKEITVNFRESNETTARVKGKKISPNSSIDLALLDIESDGELPYVDIYNGKIENLNTDKEVYVVGNPRGIGVLASKGKIRDINKINDYLSIIEIDTKIYPGHSGSPVVNSEGELLGIIYASRKTSDGHRNGLFISISSLDNLLTLNLIRFSK, from the coding sequence TTGAATTACATTTTGGTGGTGACACTTATTAATAAAAGAAAAAAAGGGAATAACAAAGAACAAAACGATAATTTTTTTTATGGAGATTTAGATGAAGAAAATCTTTTTGAAGAAGAACAAGCTGAGAGGAAAAAACATGTGAGATGGATAGCTTCTTTTATATTAATCATTTTTGTAATTACAGTATTCACTAGTTTTTTTAAGGTTGTTGCAAAATTCCCTATAACTACATACTTTGAATCTTTAACTTTACGAGATAATCAAACAATTGCGGAGGTTAAAGAGTCAGTTGTGTCTATTATAGCTAGGGAAAACTTAAATAATATTGATTTTATAACAAGTCAAACTTCAGGGACTGGTGTAAACATTGATCCATCTGGTAAAGTTTTAACTAATCGTCATGTTATTGAAGGTGATAAGGAGATTACAGTTAACTTTAGAGAAAGCAATGAAACGACAGCTCGAGTAAAGGGTAAAAAAATTTCACCAAATTCTAGTATCGATCTTGCACTATTAGATATAGAAAGTGATGGAGAATTACCATATGTAGATATCTATAACGGTAAAATTGAGAATTTAAATACAGATAAAGAAGTTTATGTCGTAGGAAACCCTAGAGGCATAGGAGTACTAGCTAGTAAAGGTAAAATAAGAGATATAAATAAAATAAATGATTATCTTTCAATAATTGAAATTGATACAAAGATTTATCCTGGTCATAGCGGAAGTCCAGTAGTTAATAGTGAAGGGGAGCTACTTGGTATTATTTATGCTTCACGAAAGACTAGTGATGGACATAGGAATGGGCTTTTTATATCTATAAGTAGTTTAGATAACCTCTTAACCTTAAATTTGATTAGATTTTCTAAATAA
- a CDS encoding GbsR/MarR family transcriptional regulator: MSEINESQKEELEQIRSELSVAMAKTMDLYGVPPSIGRLYGILYFNEEPLTLDELRDYMGMSKTSMSTGVRRLEKNKMVKKVWKKGVRKHLYEGETDFFNNFVNFFVPMWRREYEVNMDVIKDAEPKLRELAKSEDQEVSYKAQKDLEKIEHSKKYYSWLEKIADSVESGEIYDFIPKE; the protein is encoded by the coding sequence TTGTCTGAGATTAATGAAAGTCAAAAAGAAGAACTTGAACAGATACGATCGGAATTAAGCGTTGCAATGGCAAAAACAATGGATTTATATGGAGTGCCACCTTCTATCGGTAGGTTATATGGTATTTTGTACTTTAATGAAGAACCTTTGACCCTTGATGAATTAAGAGATTATATGGGTATGAGTAAAACTAGTATGAGTACAGGAGTACGGAGACTAGAAAAAAATAAAATGGTTAAAAAAGTTTGGAAAAAAGGTGTTAGAAAACATCTATATGAAGGTGAGACTGATTTCTTTAATAACTTTGTTAATTTCTTTGTACCTATGTGGCGACGAGAGTATGAGGTTAATATGGATGTTATAAAAGATGCTGAGCCAAAGCTTAGAGAACTAGCTAAGAGTGAAGATCAGGAAGTTAGCTATAAGGCCCAAAAAGACTTAGAAAAAATAGAACATTCCAAAAAGTATTACAGTTGGTTAGAAAAAATTGCAGATAGTGTGGAGTCAGGCGAAATATATGATTTCATTCCTAAAGAGTAA
- a CDS encoding TDT family transporter, whose amino-acid sequence MILQKVPSGISGLMLGLAALGNLLGTFSENMRYFLGTISGMILLILLLKLFLFPKITKEEFQNPVLGSVMATFPMGIMVLSTYLTPIFSNLAFYIWIFGLVIHSILILLFTKIHILKFDINNVFPSYFVIYVGIVIASVTAASFNLNSFGQVIFWFGFSIYLVLLPIVIYKQFITKETVEAIKPIAIIFAAPASLCLAGYFSVFPEKNILIVGFLGMLAFFNILYALIKMPKMLKLSFYPSFSAFTFPFVISAIAFNQMSNYLHGIGINIPLLEQVRIFLIFWATLMVSLVFIKYIQFFYKHLDFSTNTVKDI is encoded by the coding sequence ATGATATTACAAAAAGTCCCTTCAGGTATATCAGGTTTAATGTTAGGTCTCGCAGCACTCGGTAATTTATTAGGAACTTTCAGTGAAAATATGAGATATTTTTTAGGGACTATTTCTGGAATGATTTTATTGATATTACTGTTAAAATTATTCTTGTTTCCAAAAATCACAAAAGAAGAGTTTCAAAATCCCGTTTTAGGTTCAGTTATGGCAACCTTTCCTATGGGGATAATGGTTCTTAGTACTTACTTGACTCCAATATTCTCTAATCTTGCTTTCTATATTTGGATATTTGGTTTAGTAATACATTCTATTTTAATTCTACTCTTTACTAAAATTCATATATTAAAGTTTGATATTAATAATGTATTTCCTAGCTATTTCGTTATATATGTTGGTATAGTAATAGCTAGTGTAACTGCAGCTTCGTTTAATTTAAACTCTTTTGGACAAGTGATTTTTTGGTTTGGATTTAGTATTTATCTCGTTTTATTACCAATAGTCATTTATAAACAATTTATTACAAAAGAAACTGTAGAAGCAATAAAACCTATTGCAATTATCTTTGCCGCTCCGGCTAGCTTATGTCTTGCAGGTTATTTCAGCGTTTTTCCTGAAAAAAATATTTTAATAGTAGGGTTTTTAGGAATGTTAGCTTTCTTTAACATTTTATATGCCCTTATTAAAATGCCAAAAATGTTAAAACTATCTTTTTATCCCAGTTTTTCAGCTTTTACATTTCCTTTTGTGATCAGTGCTATAGCTTTCAATCAAATGTCAAATTATTTACATGGTATTGGAATTAATATCCCGCTACTAGAACAAGTCCGCATCTTTTTAATTTTTTGGGCAACATTAATGGTCTCTTTAGTTTTCATAAAATATATCCAATTCTTCTATAAACATCTAGACTTTAGTACTAATACAGTTAAAGATATTTAG
- a CDS encoding C-GCAxxG-C-C family (seleno)protein has product MKKEVSIKKIRKDAEELFKRGEFYCSEAIVASIKRNFDIDMPDEMIAMASGFPVGIGRSKCVCGAISGGVMSIGYFLGRTKGTNPKDPNSINTMEACHELQENFRNNHKVLCCSVLTKGMDMSSGEHKDQCVSFTGEVCENAAKIIVRELNLTNTDK; this is encoded by the coding sequence ATGAAAAAAGAAGTAAGTATTAAAAAAATCCGAAAAGATGCTGAAGAACTATTCAAGAGAGGGGAATTTTACTGTTCTGAAGCAATTGTAGCATCAATAAAAAGAAATTTCGATATAGACATGCCTGATGAAATGATTGCTATGGCTTCAGGTTTTCCTGTTGGAATTGGTAGGTCAAAGTGTGTTTGTGGGGCTATATCTGGAGGGGTTATGAGTATTGGATACTTTTTAGGACGTACAAAAGGGACAAACCCAAAAGATCCAAACAGTATAAATACCATGGAAGCTTGTCATGAATTACAAGAAAACTTTAGAAATAATCACAAAGTATTATGTTGTAGTGTGCTTACCAAAGGGATGGATATGTCCTCAGGTGAACATAAAGATCAATGTGTTTCATTTACTGGTGAAGTTTGTGAAAATGCTGCAAAAATTATCGTTAGAGAGTTGAATCTTACAAATACTGATAAATAG
- a CDS encoding 4Fe-4S dicluster domain-containing protein: MTRKKLVSEFDLCTGCAICTLVCSKELQGGYNPRFARLRLEEQMDGLVTEPIVCNQCENAFCEKVCPVSAITRENEIPVIKEDKCIGCGRCMEYCPKDVIVLVDNKASKCDLCGGDPVCVKNCPTGALKLFEDSRKGGDDVE, translated from the coding sequence ATGACTCGAAAAAAACTTGTATCTGAGTTTGACTTATGTACGGGATGTGCTATTTGTACATTAGTTTGTTCAAAGGAATTGCAAGGTGGGTATAACCCTAGATTTGCAAGACTTCGTTTAGAAGAGCAAATGGATGGGTTAGTTACAGAACCAATTGTTTGTAACCAATGTGAAAATGCTTTTTGTGAGAAAGTTTGTCCGGTTTCAGCAATAACAAGAGAAAATGAAATACCAGTTATCAAAGAAGATAAGTGTATCGGTTGTGGACGGTGTATGGAATATTGTCCAAAAGATGTAATTGTATTAGTTGATAATAAGGCTTCAAAATGCGACTTATGTGGAGGAGATCCGGTTTGTGTTAAAAACTGTCCTACAGGAGCATTGAAACTCTTTGAAGATTCACGAAAAGGGGGTGACGATGTTGAATAG
- a CDS encoding aldehyde ferredoxin oxidoreductase family protein, whose product MNRRGGAMDKVLYVNLSDKSYWVKEVSKEISELFVGGKGLATWLLYNETKSHDNIDPYGEENPVIFAGGPLTGTDAPAMRGVAVSTSPLTGGYVDSYYGGHLSQEIKYAGFDALVVKGISKEPVVLNIENDNVEFLQADQYWGLDSLEVNKKIKEDQNDSTLKIASIGQAGENLIPYSLVSCEYNRHAGRGGIGAVMGSKKLKAFALKGTNVVKIDDHEKFEEAIDMASKELKESEEIEELTQSGTAPALWFAHSEGLLPVKNYQKGTFNPNGLAHTAQREKIWLRDVGCASCPIRCSKVGVIREGKRKGTISDIVEYETAALMGTNLGLSDIKEVAYLVYLCDSLGMDGMSAGSVIGFAMECFEEGILKPEDYDGIKLTFGSSENVPEVLEMIANRKGKLGKLLAQGTKNAAAELGKEAEDKASHVKGMDIPAWGPRSTPGMGLAYMTADRGACHQRAFPIDYEVGGASFNGKTYERLQVRGKAETVASDQNFIAGLDAFVKCDFGTFGISEESYLALYEAATGENMSSERLYKLGERIWNLSRVFNLKQGLTKKDEKLPKRFYEPLPDGPGKGHKFTKEDEKIMLQEYYYHRGWNEEGEPTDEKLKELNLSEIL is encoded by the coding sequence TTGAATAGAAGAGGCGGAGCTATGGATAAAGTTCTATATGTAAATCTGAGTGATAAAAGTTACTGGGTTAAGGAAGTTTCCAAAGAAATAAGTGAACTATTTGTTGGTGGTAAAGGATTAGCAACGTGGCTTCTTTATAATGAAACCAAGAGTCACGATAATATTGATCCATATGGCGAAGAAAATCCAGTTATTTTTGCTGGAGGACCTTTAACCGGCACCGACGCACCTGCTATGAGAGGCGTAGCTGTATCTACATCACCTTTAACAGGTGGATATGTAGACTCTTATTATGGTGGACATTTAAGTCAAGAAATTAAATATGCTGGCTTTGATGCACTAGTGGTTAAAGGAATCTCAAAAGAGCCGGTAGTACTTAATATCGAAAATGACAATGTAGAATTCCTACAAGCAGATCAATATTGGGGTCTAGATAGTTTAGAAGTAAATAAAAAGATTAAAGAAGATCAAAATGATTCAACACTTAAAATTGCTTCTATTGGTCAAGCAGGTGAAAACTTGATTCCTTATTCTCTCGTTTCTTGTGAATATAATCGTCATGCTGGTCGTGGTGGTATTGGTGCGGTTATGGGTAGCAAAAAGCTGAAAGCTTTTGCTCTTAAGGGTACCAATGTAGTTAAGATTGATGATCATGAAAAATTCGAAGAAGCTATAGATATGGCATCCAAAGAATTAAAAGAATCTGAAGAGATAGAGGAACTAACACAGTCGGGAACAGCACCAGCTTTATGGTTTGCCCATAGCGAGGGGCTATTACCAGTAAAAAACTATCAAAAAGGAACATTTAATCCTAATGGTTTAGCTCATACAGCACAACGAGAAAAGATTTGGTTAAGAGATGTTGGTTGTGCATCTTGTCCTATTAGATGTAGTAAAGTCGGAGTTATAAGAGAAGGAAAAAGAAAAGGGACAATTTCAGATATAGTAGAGTATGAAACTGCTGCTTTAATGGGAACTAATCTAGGGTTATCTGATATAAAAGAAGTAGCTTATCTAGTATATTTATGTGATAGTCTTGGAATGGATGGAATGTCAGCAGGTAGTGTGATTGGTTTTGCTATGGAATGCTTTGAAGAAGGCATTTTAAAGCCAGAAGATTATGATGGTATTAAACTTACTTTCGGTTCTTCAGAAAATGTTCCAGAAGTATTAGAAATGATTGCAAATCGAAAAGGAAAACTAGGCAAATTATTAGCTCAAGGAACAAAGAATGCAGCCGCTGAACTTGGAAAAGAAGCAGAAGATAAAGCTTCACATGTAAAAGGTATGGATATCCCTGCCTGGGGACCTAGGAGTACACCTGGAATGGGGCTTGCTTATATGACTGCTGATCGTGGTGCATGTCACCAGAGAGCTTTTCCAATAGATTATGAAGTAGGTGGAGCTTCTTTTAATGGTAAGACTTATGAAAGACTCCAGGTAAGAGGAAAGGCAGAAACTGTAGCAAGTGATCAAAACTTCATTGCAGGTTTAGATGCTTTTGTAAAATGTGATTTTGGTACATTTGGAATTTCTGAAGAAAGCTATCTAGCATTATATGAAGCCGCTACAGGAGAAAATATGAGTTCTGAACGCCTATATAAATTAGGGGAAAGGATTTGGAACCTTAGTAGAGTGTTTAACCTAAAGCAAGGCTTAACAAAGAAAGATGAAAAGTTACCAAAACGTTTTTATGAACCATTACCTGATGGTCCGGGTAAAGGTCATAAATTTACAAAAGAAGATGAAAAGATTATGCTGCAAGAATATTATTATCATCGTGGTTGGAATGAAGAAGGAGAGCCAACTGATGAAAAGTTAAAAGAGCTTAATCTTTCTGAAATATTATAG
- a CDS encoding iron-containing alcohol dehydrogenase, whose amino-acid sequence MLRFEQMQQNEFVLPTKIKHGLGIIKDINQDVQELGVSKPLIVADQGVINAGLLEPIKKSLSEANIPFAIYDGVQADPDLNVVAKGTKTYNQENCDGLIAVGGGSSMDTAKAIGVEASHDGEGTVVEYEAAEGKKPLTKRIPPLVTVPTTAGTGSEVTLWAVIKDPEREFKFNTGGPLIAAYRAIIDPELHVSMPPAITAGTGMDALCHAIECYTCHYSQPTTDAAALLAIEYAGKYLRRAVGNGQDIEARYGMAMSAMLAGISYGSDSAGAVHAMTQTLGGIISVPHGQAVAATLAPAMEYNWIGEPHKFARIAQALGVDTHGMDLHEAARASVDAVYQLVEDIDVPTLGDLGVSEDMIPRLAKEAYNDPQTVGNPRDIDVKGYEQIYRSCF is encoded by the coding sequence ATGTTAAGATTTGAGCAGATGCAACAAAATGAATTTGTACTACCAACAAAAATTAAGCATGGGTTAGGTATTATCAAGGACATTAATCAGGATGTGCAAGAATTAGGAGTATCTAAACCACTTATTGTAGCAGACCAAGGTGTAATTAATGCTGGACTTCTTGAACCAATTAAGAAAAGCTTATCTGAAGCAAATATCCCATTTGCTATTTATGATGGAGTTCAAGCAGATCCAGATTTAAATGTAGTTGCTAAAGGTACAAAAACTTATAATCAGGAAAATTGTGATGGTCTAATTGCAGTTGGTGGAGGAAGCTCAATGGACACTGCTAAGGCTATCGGTGTTGAAGCATCTCATGATGGAGAAGGAACTGTAGTAGAATATGAAGCAGCAGAAGGTAAAAAACCTTTAACTAAGAGAATTCCACCATTAGTAACTGTGCCAACAACTGCAGGTACTGGAAGTGAAGTGACTCTTTGGGCTGTTATTAAAGACCCTGAAAGAGAATTTAAGTTTAATACAGGTGGTCCATTAATTGCAGCATATAGAGCAATTATTGATCCTGAATTACATGTTAGCATGCCTCCTGCAATAACTGCAGGAACAGGAATGGATGCACTGTGTCACGCAATTGAATGCTATACTTGTCATTATTCACAGCCTACAACAGATGCAGCTGCTTTATTAGCTATCGAATATGCTGGAAAATATTTAAGACGTGCTGTAGGTAATGGCCAAGATATTGAAGCACGTTATGGTATGGCAATGTCAGCAATGTTAGCTGGTATTTCATATGGTAGCGATAGTGCAGGAGCAGTTCATGCTATGACACAAACATTAGGTGGAATCATATCAGTACCACACGGGCAAGCTGTTGCTGCCACACTAGCACCAGCAATGGAATATAACTGGATTGGTGAGCCTCATAAGTTTGCAAGAATAGCACAAGCTCTTGGTGTAGATACTCATGGAATGGATCTTCACGAAGCGGCAAGAGCTTCTGTAGATGCAGTTTATCAATTAGTAGAAGATATTGATGTTCCAACACTGGGAGACCTAGGGGTTTCTGAGGACATGATTCCTAGATTAGCAAAAGAAGCTTACAATGATCCACAAACGGTAGGAAACCCAAGAGATATTGATGTGAAAGGTTATGAACAAATTTATCGTTCATGCTTCTAG
- a CDS encoding glycine betaine ABC transporter substrate-binding protein encodes MDHFLRNKSKLLLISVLALTLILAGVTLGCEEQVEEEEATVEGADGEEIPVQKEIEMAKVEWTCATQKAYVNTAILETLGYDVSRENYTLPIIIEGMSNGEIDFFTDAWDKTWGQPLDEALKAGDMIDINTQIDDASYSPAVPTYVYEAGVQSLEDLAKYSDKFEYSYYGLESGNDGNEIMIEAFDNDTYGLGEWDIVESNEAAMITDVRQQMEDEEWVVFSGWEPHYMNVVLDMEYLDDPKGIWGDSESISTVVRDGLEEADPNLTKYLKQFDVDQEIVNEWVYEFGYHERDPEEVAEEWITENIDIVLQWVDGVYTVDGEDGQEAIENEFK; translated from the coding sequence ATGGATCATTTTTTAAGAAACAAAAGTAAGCTTCTATTGATTTCAGTTTTAGCTCTAACTTTAATTTTAGCAGGAGTCACATTAGGTTGTGAGGAGCAAGTAGAGGAAGAAGAAGCAACAGTAGAAGGGGCAGATGGAGAAGAAATTCCTGTACAAAAAGAAATTGAAATGGCTAAGGTTGAATGGACATGTGCTACACAGAAAGCTTATGTTAACACAGCAATACTTGAAACTTTGGGTTATGATGTATCACGAGAAAACTACACTTTACCTATTATTATAGAAGGAATGTCTAATGGAGAAATAGACTTTTTTACTGATGCTTGGGATAAAACTTGGGGGCAACCTTTAGATGAAGCCCTAAAAGCAGGAGATATGATAGATATTAACACTCAGATTGACGATGCTTCGTATTCACCGGCTGTGCCTACTTACGTTTATGAAGCAGGGGTACAATCTTTAGAAGACTTAGCGAAATATTCAGACAAATTCGAATATAGTTATTATGGTTTAGAATCTGGTAATGATGGGAATGAAATTATGATTGAAGCTTTTGACAATGATACTTATGGTCTTGGTGAATGGGACATTGTTGAAAGTAATGAAGCGGCTATGATTACTGATGTACGCCAACAGATGGAAGATGAAGAATGGGTTGTTTTTAGTGGTTGGGAACCGCATTATATGAATGTTGTTTTAGATATGGAATATTTAGATGACCCTAAAGGTATTTGGGGTGACAGTGAAAGTATTAGTACAGTTGTTAGAGATGGTCTAGAAGAAGCTGATCCTAACTTAACTAAGTATTTAAAACAATTTGATGTAGACCAAGAAATTGTTAATGAGTGGGTTTATGAATTTGGATATCATGAAAGAGATCCTGAAGAAGTAGCAGAAGAATGGATTACTGAAAATATTGATATAGTATTACAATGGGTAGATGGTGTTTATACTGTAGATGGCGAAGATGGACAAGAAGCTATAGAAAATGAATTTAAGTAA
- the aroA gene encoding 3-phosphoshikimate 1-carboxyvinyltransferase produces MYLIIDNTQNNNKLHGELEVPGDKSISHRACILGAISKGTTIIKGIAPGRDVNATKKCLERLGANIRNENKKTIFISSTLSEPENILDAENSGTTARLLLGLLSGLNLFSCITGDSSLNKRPMDRVINPLLELGKVVKSRNNNTLLPATVIPTSYDTKKTHIFTKIASAQVKSALLLASLNSTKNITITEPQITRDHTERILKFFGCNISSAKNSICNNITIYSKQISNLYGQTFDVPGDISSAAFLIGAGILVPNSQVRLNNVGLNPTRIGFLNILTKMGAEISITNKQVMSGEPRGNITAKYTQNINNIKLKKEDIPDAIDELPLLAVIATQAHGTTEITGAKELRFKESDRIQAIKTELKKMGAKIEELYDGLTVTGPTPLKGAEVNTYGDHRIAMALAIAGLIATGRTVIHSADCIDISYPSFQTDLQKLGASVE; encoded by the coding sequence ATGTATTTAATCATTGATAATACACAAAACAACAATAAGCTACATGGTGAGCTAGAAGTACCAGGAGACAAATCTATATCTCACAGAGCTTGTATCCTAGGAGCAATTTCAAAAGGTACAACAATCATTAAAGGTATAGCACCTGGTCGTGATGTAAACGCTACTAAAAAATGTTTAGAACGTCTAGGAGCAAATATACGTAATGAAAACAAAAAAACTATTTTCATTAGTTCGACCCTAAGTGAACCAGAAAATATCTTAGATGCAGAAAATTCAGGTACAACTGCTAGACTATTACTAGGACTATTATCAGGACTCAACCTATTTTCTTGTATAACAGGTGATTCTTCTTTAAATAAAAGGCCTATGGATCGTGTAATTAACCCATTATTAGAACTTGGTAAAGTTGTAAAAAGTAGAAACAATAATACATTACTTCCAGCTACTGTAATCCCTACTAGTTATGATACTAAAAAAACTCATATTTTTACAAAAATAGCTAGTGCACAAGTAAAATCTGCACTCCTTTTGGCAAGTTTAAATTCAACTAAAAATATTACTATTACCGAACCACAAATAACACGTGATCATACTGAGAGAATTCTAAAGTTTTTCGGATGTAATATCAGTTCAGCTAAAAACTCAATATGCAACAATATTACAATATACAGTAAACAAATATCAAATCTATATGGTCAAACATTTGATGTACCAGGAGATATATCCTCAGCCGCTTTTTTAATCGGAGCAGGGATTTTAGTGCCAAATAGTCAAGTTAGATTAAATAATGTTGGACTTAATCCAACACGAATTGGTTTTTTAAACATTCTTACTAAAATGGGTGCCGAGATTTCAATTACAAATAAGCAAGTCATGTCCGGTGAACCCAGAGGAAATATTACAGCGAAATATACTCAAAATATTAATAATATCAAACTGAAAAAAGAAGATATCCCTGATGCTATAGATGAGCTCCCTTTATTAGCTGTTATAGCAACTCAAGCACATGGGACCACAGAGATAACTGGTGCAAAAGAATTAAGGTTTAAAGAAAGTGATCGCATCCAAGCAATCAAAACTGAGTTAAAAAAAATGGGGGCAAAAATCGAAGAACTTTATGATGGATTAACAGTAACAGGCCCTACACCATTAAAGGGAGCCGAAGTGAATACATATGGGGATCATCGCATCGCTATGGCTTTAGCAATAGCTGGTTTAATTGCAACTGGTAGGACAGTAATACATAGTGCTGATTGCATAGATATTTCATATCCAAGTTTTCAAACAGACTTACAAAAACTTGGGGCGTCAGTAGAATAG